The following proteins are encoded in a genomic region of Rissa tridactyla isolate bRisTri1 chromosome 5, bRisTri1.patW.cur.20221130, whole genome shotgun sequence:
- the PCDH18 gene encoding protocadherin-18 isoform X2 produces the protein MNCKNLQMHHLGNKMHFIFIFALMIVSFNKAVLGKNLKYRIYEEQRVGSVIARLSEDVADVLLKMPNPSSVRFRAMQRGKSPLLVVREDNGEISIGAKIDREQLCQKNLNCSIEFDVITLPTEHLQLFHVEVEVLDINDNSPQFSRALIPIEISESAAVGTRIPLDSAFDPDVGDNSLHTYSLSANDFFSIEVRTRTDGAKYAELIVVKELDRELKSSYELQLTASDKGVPQRSGSSLLKISISDSNDNSPVFEQQSYIIQLLENSPIGTLLIDLNATDPDEGANGKVVYSFSSHVSAKIIETFKIDSEKGHLTLLKQVDYEVTKSYEIDAQAQDLGPNSIPAHCKIIIKIVDVNDNRPEINLNLMSPEKEEVAYISEGSPLDTFVALVRVQDKDSGVNGEIVCKLHGHGHFKLQKTYENNYLILTNATLDREKRSEYSLTVIAEDKGTPSLSTVKHFTVQISDENDNPPRFQTNRYEVVILENNSPGAYITSVTATDPDLGDNGQVTYTILESYILGSSVTTYVTIDPSNGAIYALRTFDHEEVNQIAFMVQARDGGSQQLVSNTTVVLTIIDENDNAPVIVGPALRNSTAEISIPKDAGIGFLVTRIRATDRDSGMNSELSCSIAADKENSIFVMDPKTCDISINVSVESVPAKQWEFFVIVQDKGSPQLSTKALLKCTVFEYVYSFSSTEATLVSQPSLDVSMITIISLGSICAVLLVIMVIFATRCNREKKDTRSYNCRVAESTYQHHPKRPSRQIHKGDITLVPTVNGTLPIRSHHRASPSSSPTLERGQMSSRQSHHSHQSLNSLVTISSNHVPENFSLELTHATPAVEVSQLLSMLHQGQYQPRPSFRGNKYSRSYRYALQDMDKFSLKDSGRGDSEAGDSDYDLGRESPIDRLLGEGFSDLFLTDGRIPAAMRLCTEECRVLGHSDQCWMPPLPSPSSDYRSNMFIPGEEFQSPQQQLQQQQQQQQQGLEEDPQPADASEKKKSFSTFGKDCQSEEESGDACTSSLLSEMSSVFQRLLPPSLDAYTECNEMDRSNSLERRKGHLPAKTVNYPPGVAAWAASTHFQNPANNGPALGTHSSAQPSSKWLPAMEEIPENYEEDDFDNVLNHLSDGKHELMDASELVAEINKLLQDVRQN, from the exons ATGAATTGCAAAAACTTACAAATGCACCACCTCGGCAATAAAATGCACTTTATATTCATTTTTGCACTGATGATAGTATCTTTCAATAAGGCTGTGCTGGGCAAGAATTTGAAATACAGGATTTATGAGGAGCAGAGAGTTGGATCAGTAATTGCCAGACTGTCGGAGGATGTGGCTGATGTTCTATTGAAAATGCCTAACCCTTCCTCGGTTCGCTTTCGAGCCATGCAGAGGGGGAAGTCTCCCTTGCTTGTAGTCCGTGAGGATAATGGAGAAATCAGCATAGGAGCTAAAATTGACCGGGAACAACTCTGCCAGAAGAACTTAAACTGCTCCATAGAGTTTGATGTGATCACTCTGCCCACTGAACATCTGCAGCTTTTCCATGTTGAAGTTGAAGTGCTGGACATTAATGACAACTCTCCCCAGTTTTCCAGAGCTCTTATCCCTATTGAAATATCAGAGAGCGCGGCTGTCGGAACCCGGATCCCTTTGGACAGCGCTTTTGATCCCGACGTAGGGGACAACTCCCTTCACACTTACTCCCTTtctgcaaatgatttttttagtATCGAGGTGAGAACCAGGACTGACGGTGCTAAGTATGCAGAGCTGATCGTGGTTAAAGAGCTGGACCGGGAGTTGAAGTCGAGTTACGAACTCCAGCTGACTGCTTCGGATAAAGGGGTGCCTCAGAGATCTGGATCATCCCTCctgaaaatcagcatttctgATTCCAATGACAACAGCCCTGTTTTTGAGCAACAGTCATATATAATCCAACTCTTAGAAAATTCCCCGATTGGGACGTTGCTCATAGACCTCAATGCTACTGATCCAGATGAGGGCGCTAATGGTAAAGTCGTGTACTCTTTTAGTAGTCATGTGTCTGCCAAAATTATAGAGACTTTTAAGATAGATTCAGAAAAGGGACATCTGACCCTCCTGAAGCAAGTGGACTACGAAGTAACCAAATCGTATGAAATTGATGCTCAGGCTCAAGACCTGGGGCCAAATTCTATTCCAGCTCACtgcaaaattataattaaaattgTGGATGTGAATGACAACAGACCCGAAATTAACTTAAACCTGATGTCCCCGGAGAAAGAAGAGGTGGCTTACATTTCTGAAGGGTCACCCCTGGACACTTTTGTTGCCCTGGTCAGAGTGCAAGACAAGGACTCTGGAGTGAATGGAGAGATAGTTTGCAAGCTTCATGGACACGGCCACTTTAAACTTCAAAAGACTTATGAAAACAACTATTTAATCTTGACTAATGCCACTCTAGATAGGGAAAAGAGATCTGAATACAGCTTGACTGTAATAGCGGAGGACAAGGGAACGCCGAGTCTCTCCACAGTGAAACACTTTACTGTCCAAATCAGTGATGAAAATGACAACCCACCCCGCTTCCAGACAAACAGATATGAAGTTGTTATCTTGGAAAATAACTCTCCGGGAGCGTACATCACATCAGtcacagccacagacccagatctAGGCGACAACGGGCAGGTGACCTACACTATTTTGGAGAGCTATATTTTGGGAAGTTCTGTAACCACCTATGTGACCATCGATCCCTCCAATGGGGCCATCTATGCCCTGCGAACCTTCGATCATGAAGAAGTAAACCAGATTGCCTTTATGGTTCAAGCTAGGGATGGAGGGAGTCAGCAGCTTGTTAGCAATACCACAGTTGTTCTAACCATCATTGACGAAAACGACAACGCTCCTGTCATTGTGGGGCCAGCGCTACGCAACAGCACAGCAGAAATCTCCATCCCTAAGGATGCTGGAATTGGCTTTCTTGTCACCAGGATAAGGGCTACAGATAGAGACTCTGGTATGAACTCTGAACTCAGCTGCTCCATAGCAGCTGACAAGGAAAACAGCATCTTTGTGATGGATCCCAAAACCTGTGACATCTCTATCAACGTGAGCGTTGAATCCGTTCCAGCAAAACAATGGGAGTTTTTTGTGATAGTCCAGGACAAAGGCAGTCCTCAGCTTAGTactaaagcacttctgaaatgtACTGTTTTTGAGTATGTTTATTCATTTTCAAGCACAGAGGCAACTTTGGTAAGCCAGCCCTCCCTGGACGTCTCCATGATAACAATAATATCTTTAGGATCGATATGTGCCGTGTTGTTGGTCATTATGGTTATCTTTGCTACAAGATGTAATCGGGAGAAAAAGGACACCAGGTCCTACAACTGTCGCGTGGCAGAATCGACCTACCAGCACCACCCAAAAAGACCCTCACGACAGATCCACAAAGGGGACATTACATTAGTGCCGACAGTTAATGGCACCTTACCCATCAGATCTCACCACAGAGCTTCTCCGTCGTCATCTCCGACCCTGGAAAGGGGACAAATGagcagccggcagagccaccacAGCCACCAATCGCTCAACAGCCTGGTGACAATCTCCTCTAACCACGTGCCCGAAAATTTCTCCCTGGAACTCACCCATGCTACTCCAGCTGTTGAG GTTTCTCAACTTCTCTCGATGCTTCACCAGGGCCAGTATCAACCAAGGCCAAGTTTTCGAGGAAACAAGTATTCCAGAAGCTACAG ATATGCCCTACAAGATATGGATAAATTCAGCTTGAAAGACAGCGGCCGGGGTGATAGTGAAGCTGGAGACAGTGATTATGATTTGGGGAGAGAGTCTCCGATTGACAGACTTCTTGGGGAAGGATTCAGTGACCTTTTCCTTACAGATGGGAGAATTCCTGCAG CGATGCGGCTGTGCACGGAGGAGTGCAGGGTTCTGGGGCACTCCGACCAGTGCTGGATGCCGCCGTTGCCCTCTCCCTCCTCCGATTACCGAAGTAACATGTTCATCCCTGGGGAGGAGTTCCAGtcgccccagcagcagctgcagcagcagcagcagcagcagcagcagggcctcGAGGAAGATCCACAGCCCGCTGACGCCAGCGAGAAGAAGAAGAGCTTTTCGACGTTTGGTAAAGACTGCCAGAGCGAGGAGGAGTCAGGGGACGCCTgcacctcctctctcctctccgaAATGAGCAGCGTCTTCCAGCGCCTCCTGCCTCCCTCGCTAGATGCCTACACGGAGTGCAACGAGATGGATCGCTCCAACTCGTTGGAGCGCAGGAAGGGACATTTGCCAGCCAAAACTGTAAATTATCCGCCGGGGGTGGCAGCCTGGGCAGCCAGCACGCATTTCCAAAATCCTGCCAACAACGGGCCCGCTCTGGGGACTCACTCGAGCGCGCAGCCTTCCTCCAAGTGGCTGCCAGCCATGGAGGAGATCCCAGAGAATTACGAAGAAGATGATTTTGACAACGTGCTCAACCACCTCAGTGATGGTAAACACGAACTCATGGATGCCAGTGAGCTGGTGGCAGAAATTAACAAGCTGCTGCAAGATGTCCGGCAGAACTAA
- the PCDH18 gene encoding protocadherin-18 isoform X1, with the protein MNCKNLQMHHLGNKMHFIFIFALMIVSFNKAVLGKNLKYRIYEEQRVGSVIARLSEDVADVLLKMPNPSSVRFRAMQRGKSPLLVVREDNGEISIGAKIDREQLCQKNLNCSIEFDVITLPTEHLQLFHVEVEVLDINDNSPQFSRALIPIEISESAAVGTRIPLDSAFDPDVGDNSLHTYSLSANDFFSIEVRTRTDGAKYAELIVVKELDRELKSSYELQLTASDKGVPQRSGSSLLKISISDSNDNSPVFEQQSYIIQLLENSPIGTLLIDLNATDPDEGANGKVVYSFSSHVSAKIIETFKIDSEKGHLTLLKQVDYEVTKSYEIDAQAQDLGPNSIPAHCKIIIKIVDVNDNRPEINLNLMSPEKEEVAYISEGSPLDTFVALVRVQDKDSGVNGEIVCKLHGHGHFKLQKTYENNYLILTNATLDREKRSEYSLTVIAEDKGTPSLSTVKHFTVQISDENDNPPRFQTNRYEVVILENNSPGAYITSVTATDPDLGDNGQVTYTILESYILGSSVTTYVTIDPSNGAIYALRTFDHEEVNQIAFMVQARDGGSQQLVSNTTVVLTIIDENDNAPVIVGPALRNSTAEISIPKDAGIGFLVTRIRATDRDSGMNSELSCSIAADKENSIFVMDPKTCDISINVSVESVPAKQWEFFVIVQDKGSPQLSTKALLKCTVFEYVYSFSSTEATLVSQPSLDVSMITIISLGSICAVLLVIMVIFATRCNREKKDTRSYNCRVAESTYQHHPKRPSRQIHKGDITLVPTVNGTLPIRSHHRASPSSSPTLERGQMSSRQSHHSHQSLNSLVTISSNHVPENFSLELTHATPAVEQVSQLLSMLHQGQYQPRPSFRGNKYSRSYRYALQDMDKFSLKDSGRGDSEAGDSDYDLGRESPIDRLLGEGFSDLFLTDGRIPAAMRLCTEECRVLGHSDQCWMPPLPSPSSDYRSNMFIPGEEFQSPQQQLQQQQQQQQQGLEEDPQPADASEKKKSFSTFGKDCQSEEESGDACTSSLLSEMSSVFQRLLPPSLDAYTECNEMDRSNSLERRKGHLPAKTVNYPPGVAAWAASTHFQNPANNGPALGTHSSAQPSSKWLPAMEEIPENYEEDDFDNVLNHLSDGKHELMDASELVAEINKLLQDVRQN; encoded by the exons ATGAATTGCAAAAACTTACAAATGCACCACCTCGGCAATAAAATGCACTTTATATTCATTTTTGCACTGATGATAGTATCTTTCAATAAGGCTGTGCTGGGCAAGAATTTGAAATACAGGATTTATGAGGAGCAGAGAGTTGGATCAGTAATTGCCAGACTGTCGGAGGATGTGGCTGATGTTCTATTGAAAATGCCTAACCCTTCCTCGGTTCGCTTTCGAGCCATGCAGAGGGGGAAGTCTCCCTTGCTTGTAGTCCGTGAGGATAATGGAGAAATCAGCATAGGAGCTAAAATTGACCGGGAACAACTCTGCCAGAAGAACTTAAACTGCTCCATAGAGTTTGATGTGATCACTCTGCCCACTGAACATCTGCAGCTTTTCCATGTTGAAGTTGAAGTGCTGGACATTAATGACAACTCTCCCCAGTTTTCCAGAGCTCTTATCCCTATTGAAATATCAGAGAGCGCGGCTGTCGGAACCCGGATCCCTTTGGACAGCGCTTTTGATCCCGACGTAGGGGACAACTCCCTTCACACTTACTCCCTTtctgcaaatgatttttttagtATCGAGGTGAGAACCAGGACTGACGGTGCTAAGTATGCAGAGCTGATCGTGGTTAAAGAGCTGGACCGGGAGTTGAAGTCGAGTTACGAACTCCAGCTGACTGCTTCGGATAAAGGGGTGCCTCAGAGATCTGGATCATCCCTCctgaaaatcagcatttctgATTCCAATGACAACAGCCCTGTTTTTGAGCAACAGTCATATATAATCCAACTCTTAGAAAATTCCCCGATTGGGACGTTGCTCATAGACCTCAATGCTACTGATCCAGATGAGGGCGCTAATGGTAAAGTCGTGTACTCTTTTAGTAGTCATGTGTCTGCCAAAATTATAGAGACTTTTAAGATAGATTCAGAAAAGGGACATCTGACCCTCCTGAAGCAAGTGGACTACGAAGTAACCAAATCGTATGAAATTGATGCTCAGGCTCAAGACCTGGGGCCAAATTCTATTCCAGCTCACtgcaaaattataattaaaattgTGGATGTGAATGACAACAGACCCGAAATTAACTTAAACCTGATGTCCCCGGAGAAAGAAGAGGTGGCTTACATTTCTGAAGGGTCACCCCTGGACACTTTTGTTGCCCTGGTCAGAGTGCAAGACAAGGACTCTGGAGTGAATGGAGAGATAGTTTGCAAGCTTCATGGACACGGCCACTTTAAACTTCAAAAGACTTATGAAAACAACTATTTAATCTTGACTAATGCCACTCTAGATAGGGAAAAGAGATCTGAATACAGCTTGACTGTAATAGCGGAGGACAAGGGAACGCCGAGTCTCTCCACAGTGAAACACTTTACTGTCCAAATCAGTGATGAAAATGACAACCCACCCCGCTTCCAGACAAACAGATATGAAGTTGTTATCTTGGAAAATAACTCTCCGGGAGCGTACATCACATCAGtcacagccacagacccagatctAGGCGACAACGGGCAGGTGACCTACACTATTTTGGAGAGCTATATTTTGGGAAGTTCTGTAACCACCTATGTGACCATCGATCCCTCCAATGGGGCCATCTATGCCCTGCGAACCTTCGATCATGAAGAAGTAAACCAGATTGCCTTTATGGTTCAAGCTAGGGATGGAGGGAGTCAGCAGCTTGTTAGCAATACCACAGTTGTTCTAACCATCATTGACGAAAACGACAACGCTCCTGTCATTGTGGGGCCAGCGCTACGCAACAGCACAGCAGAAATCTCCATCCCTAAGGATGCTGGAATTGGCTTTCTTGTCACCAGGATAAGGGCTACAGATAGAGACTCTGGTATGAACTCTGAACTCAGCTGCTCCATAGCAGCTGACAAGGAAAACAGCATCTTTGTGATGGATCCCAAAACCTGTGACATCTCTATCAACGTGAGCGTTGAATCCGTTCCAGCAAAACAATGGGAGTTTTTTGTGATAGTCCAGGACAAAGGCAGTCCTCAGCTTAGTactaaagcacttctgaaatgtACTGTTTTTGAGTATGTTTATTCATTTTCAAGCACAGAGGCAACTTTGGTAAGCCAGCCCTCCCTGGACGTCTCCATGATAACAATAATATCTTTAGGATCGATATGTGCCGTGTTGTTGGTCATTATGGTTATCTTTGCTACAAGATGTAATCGGGAGAAAAAGGACACCAGGTCCTACAACTGTCGCGTGGCAGAATCGACCTACCAGCACCACCCAAAAAGACCCTCACGACAGATCCACAAAGGGGACATTACATTAGTGCCGACAGTTAATGGCACCTTACCCATCAGATCTCACCACAGAGCTTCTCCGTCGTCATCTCCGACCCTGGAAAGGGGACAAATGagcagccggcagagccaccacAGCCACCAATCGCTCAACAGCCTGGTGACAATCTCCTCTAACCACGTGCCCGAAAATTTCTCCCTGGAACTCACCCATGCTACTCCAGCTGTTGAG CAGGTTTCTCAACTTCTCTCGATGCTTCACCAGGGCCAGTATCAACCAAGGCCAAGTTTTCGAGGAAACAAGTATTCCAGAAGCTACAG ATATGCCCTACAAGATATGGATAAATTCAGCTTGAAAGACAGCGGCCGGGGTGATAGTGAAGCTGGAGACAGTGATTATGATTTGGGGAGAGAGTCTCCGATTGACAGACTTCTTGGGGAAGGATTCAGTGACCTTTTCCTTACAGATGGGAGAATTCCTGCAG CGATGCGGCTGTGCACGGAGGAGTGCAGGGTTCTGGGGCACTCCGACCAGTGCTGGATGCCGCCGTTGCCCTCTCCCTCCTCCGATTACCGAAGTAACATGTTCATCCCTGGGGAGGAGTTCCAGtcgccccagcagcagctgcagcagcagcagcagcagcagcagcagggcctcGAGGAAGATCCACAGCCCGCTGACGCCAGCGAGAAGAAGAAGAGCTTTTCGACGTTTGGTAAAGACTGCCAGAGCGAGGAGGAGTCAGGGGACGCCTgcacctcctctctcctctccgaAATGAGCAGCGTCTTCCAGCGCCTCCTGCCTCCCTCGCTAGATGCCTACACGGAGTGCAACGAGATGGATCGCTCCAACTCGTTGGAGCGCAGGAAGGGACATTTGCCAGCCAAAACTGTAAATTATCCGCCGGGGGTGGCAGCCTGGGCAGCCAGCACGCATTTCCAAAATCCTGCCAACAACGGGCCCGCTCTGGGGACTCACTCGAGCGCGCAGCCTTCCTCCAAGTGGCTGCCAGCCATGGAGGAGATCCCAGAGAATTACGAAGAAGATGATTTTGACAACGTGCTCAACCACCTCAGTGATGGTAAACACGAACTCATGGATGCCAGTGAGCTGGTGGCAGAAATTAACAAGCTGCTGCAAGATGTCCGGCAGAACTAA